One region of Citrus sinensis cultivar Valencia sweet orange chromosome 6, DVS_A1.0, whole genome shotgun sequence genomic DNA includes:
- the LOC102629771 gene encoding PR5-like receptor kinase, protein MVILGILLIVIQALIKKKTREDDRNVEAFIRNHESLAPKRYSYSDVKRMTKSFRDKLGQGGYGEVYKGELPDGQLVAVKVLKNSRCNGEEFINEVASISRTSHVNIVTFLGFCYENKKNALIYELMPNGSLDKFIHNDRNIKLEWKTMYQIAIGIARGLEYLHRGCQVRIVHFDIKPQNILLDEDFCPKISDFGLAKQAQKKESAISMLHARGTIGYIAPEVYSRRFGGVSHKSDVYSYGMMIIEMVGCTKNLDDEVTDTSICQNLIYERIEPGNDFQFDGVATEEEKKMAKKMILVGFWCIQTNPSERPSMHKVLEMLAGSIENLQIPPKPSLFSAT, encoded by the coding sequence ATGGTGATTCTTGGTATTCTTCTCATAGTAATCCAGGcactaattaaaaagaagacaaGAGAGGATGATCGAAACGTGGAAGCTTTTATTAGGAACCACGAATCTCTTGCTCCAAAACGATACAGTTATTCTGATGTTAAGAGGATGACAAAATCATTTAGAGACAAACTCGGTCAGGGAGGCTATGGAGAAGTTTACAAAGGAGAACTACCTGATGGTCAACTTGTAGCAGTAAAGGTCTTGAAGAACTCCAGATGTAATGGGGAGGAATTCATCAATGAGGTGGCCAGCATTAGTAGAACATCCCATGTTAATATTGTGACATTTCTGGGGTTTTGTTAtgagaataagaaaaatgctCTAATCTACGAATTGATGCCTAATGGATCTCTTGATAAGTTTATACATAATGATCGGAATATCAAGCTGGAATGGAAAACAATGTATCAAATTGCCATCGGCATTGCTAGAGGATTAGAGTATTTACATCGAGGTTGTCAGGTAAGGATTGTGCATTTTGACATTAAACCTCAAAACATTCTTTTAGATGAAGACTTCTGCCCGAAGATATCTGATTTTGGGCTTGCCAAACAAGCCCAAAAGAAAGAGAGTGCCATATCAATGCTGCATGCAAGAGGCACCATAGGATATATTGCACCAGAAGTATACAGCAGAAGATTTGGAGGAGTTTCTCACAAGTCCGATGTCTATAGTTATGGCATGATGATTATTGAAATGGTTGGGTGCACAAAGAATCTTGATGATGAAGTGACTGACACCAGTatatgtcaaaatttgatatatGAGCGCATTGAACCTGGCAATGACTTTCAATTTGATGGGGTTGCCactgaagaagagaaaaagatggCAAAGAAGATGATCTTGGTGGGTTTTTGGTGCATTCAAACCAATCCATCTGAGAGACCTTCAATGCACAAGGTTCTGGAGATGTTGGCAGGTAGCATAGAAAACTTACAAATCCCACCAAAACCTTCTTTGTTTTCAGCCACTTAG
- the LOC102629485 gene encoding LEAF RUST 10 DISEASE-RESISTANCE LOCUS RECEPTOR-LIKE PROTEIN KINASE-like 2.1 isoform X1: protein MGLHLHLHLGPSMFGLFFFVINIIFVHVPPPVSANYEEYKNCSGPFRCANRDDIGYPFWGGNRPEYCGYPGFELNCEEDVPEINILNITYKVLKFDEARRIITVAREDYWDQYCPSNLVDTALNFSLFNYTPATGNLTLYYSCPANLMNDMLVKPLLGPYEFRCNSDESNAADNYYYSWEFSSIFNKSLIEAMKAYLGRCGKSVLLPLQQPTVEYLVKNPASENLARALREGFGLQWFANNSLCDTCEQSKGECAYSARTGQFNCYCPDKAYADSCPPQEGSFFNKRRKTSFGIAAGVVGIIVILVILLLVGLRHIRKKKTENDQNDFGFGRFRKKNTENENAEAAFIRNYVSLAPKRYNYSDVKRMTNSFSNKLGQGGFGSVYKGKLPDGRLVAVKVLMNSKVNGEEFINEVASMSKTSHVNVVSFLGFCYEKKKRALIYEFMPNGSLDQFIYDEESSNINRKLEWRTMYQIAVGIARGLEYLHRGCNIRIVHFDIKPHNILLGEDFCPKISDFGLAKLSEKKESIISMLGARGTIGYIAPEVFCRNFGGVSHKSDVYSYGIMILEMVAGRKNAEVKVSLSSEIYFPNSIYKHIEPGNEFHLAGVVTEEEKEMAKKMILVSLWCIQTNPSDRPSMHKVLEMLEGSTEDLQIPPKPSLSSPRRSAQQSPPASLSTELASLESSSS, encoded by the exons ATGGGACTCCATCTCCATCTCCATCTTGGTCCAAGCATGTTCGGCTTGTTTTTCTTCGtcataaatatcattttcgtCCATGTTCCACCTCCTGTGTCCGCCAATTATGAGGAATATAAAAACTGCAGCGGCCCGTTTCGTTGTGCTAACAGAGACGATATTGGTTATCCCTTCTGGGGAGGAAATCGTCCAGAATATTGTGGCTACCCGGGATTTGAGTTGAATTGCGAGGAAGATGTTCCTGAGATTAACATCTTAAACATTACTTACAAAGTCCTGAAATTCGATGAAGCAAGGCGGATAATCACTGTTGCTAGAGAAGATTACTGGGACCAATACTGTCCATCAAACTTGGTCGATACTGCTCtaaatttctctctttttaattatactcCCGCCACAGGCAACTTGACTCTCTACTACAGCTGTCCTGCCAACTTAATGAATGATATGTTAGTGAAGCCGTTGCTGGGTCCCTATGAGTTCCGTTGCAACTCAGATGAATCAAACGCCGCAGATAACTACTATTACTCCTGGGAATTTAGTAGTATCTTCAATAAAAGCTTAATTGAGGCCATGAAAGCTTACCTCGGAAGGTGTGGGAAGAGCGTTCTGCTGCCTCTGCAGCAACCAACAGTTGAGTATTTGGTGAAAAATCCGGCTTCGGAAAATCTGGCTAGAGCTCTTCGGGAAGGTTTTGGGCTGCAATGGTTTGCAAATAATAGTCTCTGCGACACGTGTGAACAATCAAAAGGAGAGTGTGCGTATTCTGCTAGGACGGGTCAATTCAATTGTTATTGCCCTGATAAAGCTTATGCCGATTCCTGTCCACCCCAAGAAG GGTCATTCTTTAACAAGAGAAGGAAGACTTCCTTTG GAATTGCAGCTGGGGTGGTGGGGATAATAGTGATTCTGGTTATTCTTCTTTTGGTCGGCCTACGACATATTCGGAAGAAGAAAACAGAGAATGATCAGAATGACTTTGGCTTCGGAAGATTTCGGAAGAAGAATACAGAGAATGAGAATGCGGAAGCAGCTTTCATTAGGAATTACGTATCTCTTGCACCTAAGAGATATAATTATTCTGATGTTAAGAGGATGACGAACTCATTCAGTAATAAACTTGGTCAAGGAGGCTTTGGTAGTGTTTACAAAGGAAAGTTACCTGATGGTCGTCTTGTGGCGGTGAAGGTCTTAATGAACTCCAAAGTTAATGGGGAGGAATTCATCAATGAGGTGGCCAGCATGAGTAAAACGTCGCATGTTAATGTTGTTAGCTTTCTGGGATTTTGTtatgagaagaagaaaagagctCTAATCTATGAATTCATGCCTAATGGCTCTCTGGATCAGTTTATATATGATGAAGAATCTTCAAATATAAACCGCAAGTTGGAATGGAGAACAATGTACCAAATTGCTGTCGGCATTGCCAGAGGACTGGAGTACTTGCATCGAGGCTGTAACATAAGGATTGTACACTTTGACATAAAACCTCACAACATTCTGTTAGGTGAAGACTTCTGTCCGAAAATATCTGATTTTGGGCTGGCTAAGCTTTccgaaaagaaagagagtATCATATCAATGTTGGGTGCAAGAGGAACGATAGGGTATATTGCACCGGAAGTATTCTGCAGAAACTTTGGAGGAGTTTCTCACAAGTCCGATGTATATAGCTATGGAATAATGATTCTTGAAATGGTTGCGGGAAGAAAGAATGCTGAAGTCAAAGTGTCTCTTAGCAGTGAAATATATTTTCCCAATTCTATTTACAAGCATATTGAACCAGGGAATGAATTTCATCTTGCTGGGGTTGTCAccgaagaagaaaaagagatggCCAAAAAGATGATCTTAGTGAGCTTGTGGTGCATTCAAACTAATCCATCTGACAGACCTTCAATGCACAAGGTTTTGGAGATGTTGGAAGGTAGCACAGAAGACTTGCAAATTCCTCCAAAGCCTTCACTGTCTTCGCCAAGAAGATCAGCCCAACAGTCTCCTCCTGCATCGCTATCAACAGAGCTTGCATCACTGGAGTCCTCATCGTCTTAG
- the LOC102629485 gene encoding LEAF RUST 10 DISEASE-RESISTANCE LOCUS RECEPTOR-LIKE PROTEIN KINASE-like 2.4 isoform X3, with protein sequence MGFQFSWSGLPLISLLCSLSVLVVDKIQPSLASPELAKVCSLPFGCGKINAGYPFWGGARPELCGHPIFELKCENETPTMKLADVTYRVLNVNTKEKVIKLARQEYFEGLCPQSNTIIDTSLFDISDGYEMFNLIYSCPMFSRSFTCNMKDVNNYLDGFVQFTGGIQFRPDCNTTVTVAFSKALLAAKRGKWVLQKALEEGFEMKWKLFGCEESCSSCGFDFFNRKGICYCSGGQLNSSSSGCSAPSAASNSEGNTAGNKITIGVVTTVNAGIAVAGIVVILAILLIVGLRRLRNNKTENDRSAEAAFFRNYVSLAPKRYNYSDLKRITKSFSDKLGQGGYGGVYKGKLPDGRLVAVKVLKESKGNGEEFINEVASISRTSHVNIVTFLGFCYEKKKRALIYEFMPNGSLDQFTYDQESSNGNRTLEWRTVYQIAGGIARGLEYLHRGCNVRIVHFDIKPHNILLDEDFCPKISDFGLAKQSQDKKSTISMLHARGTIGYIAPEVFCRSFGGASHKSDVYSYGMMILEMAVGRKNADVKASRSSDIYFPNSIYKHIEPGNDFQLDGVVTEEEKELVKKMILVSLWCIQTNPSDRPSMHEVLEMLESSTEILQIPPKPSLALPKKSAIQSSRTSSSAGIEEVMGEMY encoded by the exons ATGGGTTTCCAGTTTTCCTGGTCAGGACTGCCTTTAATTTCTCTACTGTGTTCCCTATCAGTACTAGTTGTTGACAAGATTCAACCATCTTTAGCCAGTCCTGAGTTGGCCAAAGTTTGCAGTCTTCCATTCGGCTGTGGGAAGATAAACGCCGGTTATCCCTTCTGGGGAGGTGCCCGCCCTGAACTTTGCGGCCACCCTATCTTTGAGCTCAAGTGTGAGAATGAAACGCCTACCATGAAGCTTGCAGATGTAACGTACCGtgtgttaaatgtcaatacgAAAGAGAAAGTCATCAAGCTTGCAAGACAGGAATACTTTGAAGGGTTATGTCCGCAGAGTAACACCATCATCGATACATCACTTTTTGACATCTCAGATGGGTACGAGATGTTTAACCTAATTTATAGCTGCCCGATGTTTTCACGAAGTTTCACTTGCAATATGAAGGATGTCAACAATTACCTGGATGGCTTCGTACAATTCACAGGCGGTATTCAGTTTCGTCCGGATTGTAATACCACTGTTACTGTTGCGTTTTCTAAAGCTTTGTTGGCAGCCAAAAGGGGTAAATGGGTCCTACAAAAAGCCCTGGAAGAAGGATTTGAGATGAAGTGGAAGCTGTTCGGTTGTGAGGAGAGTTGCAGCAGTtgtggttttgatttttttaatcgtAAAGGAATTTGCTACTGCTCCGGTGGCCAGCTTAATAGCTCATCCTCtggatgttcagctccatcaGCCGCCTCAAATTCAGAAG GGAATACTGCAGGGAATAAGATAACAATTGGAGTAG TCACAACTGTGAATGCAGGAATTGCAGTGGCGGGTATAGTAGTTATCCTGGCTATTCTTCTTATAGTTGGTCTTCGACGACTTCGGAATAATAAAACAGAGAATGATCGCAGCGCAGAGGCAGCTTTTTTTAGGAATTACGTATCTCTTGCTCCAAAGAGATATAATTATTCTGATCTAAAGAGGATTACGAAATCATTCAGCGACAAACTTGGTCAAGGGGGCTATGGTGGTGTTTACAAAGGAAAGTTACCTGATGGTCGTCTTGTAGCAGTGAAGGTCTTGAAGGAATCCAAAGGTAACGGGGAGGAATTCATCAACGAGGTTGCCAGCATTAGCAGAACATCGCATGTTAACATTGTTACCTTTCTGGGATTTTGTtatgagaagaagaaaagagctCTAATTTATGAATTCATGCCTAATGGCTCTCTGGATCAGTTTACATATGATCAAGAATCTTCAAATGGAAACCGCACGTTGGAATGGAGAACAGTGTATCAAATTGCAGGTGGTATTGCCAGAGGACTAGAGTATTTGCATAGAGGTTGTAACGTAAGGATTGTGCATTTTGACATTAAACCTCACAACATTCTTTTAGATGAAGACTTCTGTCCGAAAATATCTGATTTTGGGCTGGCTAAACAATCCCAAGACAAAAAGAGTACCATCTCAATGCTGCATGCAAGAGGCACCATAGGGTATATTGCACCAGAAGTATTCTGCCGAAGTTTTGGAGGAGCTTCTCACAAGTCCGATGTATATAGCTATGGAATGATGATTCTTGAAATGGCTGTAGGAAGAAAGAATGCGGATGTCAAAGCATCTCGCAGCAGTGAtatatattttccaaattcaaTATACAAGCATATTGAACCAGGGAACGATTTTCAACTTGATGGGGTTGTCACCGAAGAGGAAAAAGAGTTGGTGAAAAAGATGATCTTAGTGAGCTTGTGGTGCATTCAAACCAATCCATCCGACAGACCATCAATGCATGAGGTTTTGGAAATGTTGGAAAGTAGTACGGAAATTTTGCAAATTCCTCCAAAACCTTCTCTGGCTTTGCCAAAAAAATCAGCCATACAGTCTTCTCGGACATCATCATCAGCAGGGATCGAGGAAGTCATGGGTGAAATGTATTAA
- the LOC102629485 gene encoding LEAF RUST 10 DISEASE-RESISTANCE LOCUS RECEPTOR-LIKE PROTEIN KINASE-like 2.4 isoform X2, translating to MGFQFSWSGLPLISLLCSLSVLVVDKIQPSLASPELAKVCSLPFGCGKINAGYPFWGGARPELCGHPIFELKCENETPTMKLADVTYRVLNVNTKEKVIKLARQEYFEGLCPQSNTIIDTSLFDISDGYEMFNLIYSCPMFSRSFTCNMKDVNNYLDGFVQFTGGIQFRPDCNTTVTVAFSKALLAAKRGKWVLQKALEEGFEMKWKLFGCEESCSSCGFDFFNRKGICYCSGGQLNSSSSGCSAPSAASNSEGNTAGNKITIGVVTTVNAGIAVAGIVVILAILLIVGLRRLRNNKTENDRSAEAAFFRNYVSLAPKRYNYSDLKRITKSFSDKLGQGGYGGVYKGKLPDGRLVAVKVLKESKGNGEEFINEVASISRTSHVNIVTFLGFCYEKKKRALIYEFMPNGSLDQFTYDQESSNGNRTLEWRTVYQIAGGIARGLEYLHRGCNVRIVHFDIKPHNILLDEDFCPKISDFGLAKQSQDKKSTISMLHARGTIGYIAPEVFCRSFGGASHKSDVYSYGMMILEMAVGRKNADVKASRSSDIYFPNSIYKHIEPGNDFQLDGVVTEEEKELVKKMILVSLWCIQTNPSDRPSMHEVLEMLEGSTEDLQIPPKPSLSSPRRSAQQSPPASLSTELASLESSSS from the exons ATGGGTTTCCAGTTTTCCTGGTCAGGACTGCCTTTAATTTCTCTACTGTGTTCCCTATCAGTACTAGTTGTTGACAAGATTCAACCATCTTTAGCCAGTCCTGAGTTGGCCAAAGTTTGCAGTCTTCCATTCGGCTGTGGGAAGATAAACGCCGGTTATCCCTTCTGGGGAGGTGCCCGCCCTGAACTTTGCGGCCACCCTATCTTTGAGCTCAAGTGTGAGAATGAAACGCCTACCATGAAGCTTGCAGATGTAACGTACCGtgtgttaaatgtcaatacgAAAGAGAAAGTCATCAAGCTTGCAAGACAGGAATACTTTGAAGGGTTATGTCCGCAGAGTAACACCATCATCGATACATCACTTTTTGACATCTCAGATGGGTACGAGATGTTTAACCTAATTTATAGCTGCCCGATGTTTTCACGAAGTTTCACTTGCAATATGAAGGATGTCAACAATTACCTGGATGGCTTCGTACAATTCACAGGCGGTATTCAGTTTCGTCCGGATTGTAATACCACTGTTACTGTTGCGTTTTCTAAAGCTTTGTTGGCAGCCAAAAGGGGTAAATGGGTCCTACAAAAAGCCCTGGAAGAAGGATTTGAGATGAAGTGGAAGCTGTTCGGTTGTGAGGAGAGTTGCAGCAGTtgtggttttgatttttttaatcgtAAAGGAATTTGCTACTGCTCCGGTGGCCAGCTTAATAGCTCATCCTCtggatgttcagctccatcaGCCGCCTCAAATTCAGAAG GGAATACTGCAGGGAATAAGATAACAATTGGAGTAG TCACAACTGTGAATGCAGGAATTGCAGTGGCGGGTATAGTAGTTATCCTGGCTATTCTTCTTATAGTTGGTCTTCGACGACTTCGGAATAATAAAACAGAGAATGATCGCAGCGCAGAGGCAGCTTTTTTTAGGAATTACGTATCTCTTGCTCCAAAGAGATATAATTATTCTGATCTAAAGAGGATTACGAAATCATTCAGCGACAAACTTGGTCAAGGGGGCTATGGTGGTGTTTACAAAGGAAAGTTACCTGATGGTCGTCTTGTAGCAGTGAAGGTCTTGAAGGAATCCAAAGGTAACGGGGAGGAATTCATCAACGAGGTTGCCAGCATTAGCAGAACATCGCATGTTAACATTGTTACCTTTCTGGGATTTTGTtatgagaagaagaaaagagctCTAATTTATGAATTCATGCCTAATGGCTCTCTGGATCAGTTTACATATGATCAAGAATCTTCAAATGGAAACCGCACGTTGGAATGGAGAACAGTGTATCAAATTGCAGGTGGTATTGCCAGAGGACTAGAGTATTTGCATAGAGGTTGTAACGTAAGGATTGTGCATTTTGACATTAAACCTCACAACATTCTTTTAGATGAAGACTTCTGTCCGAAAATATCTGATTTTGGGCTGGCTAAACAATCCCAAGACAAAAAGAGTACCATCTCAATGCTGCATGCAAGAGGCACCATAGGGTATATTGCACCAGAAGTATTCTGCCGAAGTTTTGGAGGAGCTTCTCACAAGTCCGATGTATATAGCTATGGAATGATGATTCTTGAAATGGCTGTAGGAAGAAAGAATGCGGATGTCAAAGCATCTCGCAGCAGTGAtatatattttccaaattcaaTATACAAGCATATTGAACCAGGGAACGATTTTCAACTTGATGGGGTTGTCACCGAAGAGGAAAAAGAGTTGGTGAAAAAGATGATCTTAGTGAGCTTGTGGTGCATTCAAACCAATCCATCCGACAGACCATCAATGCATGAG GTTTTGGAGATGTTGGAAGGTAGCACAGAAGACTTGCAAATTCCTCCAAAGCCTTCACTGTCTTCGCCAAGAAGATCAGCCCAACAGTCTCCTCCTGCATCGCTATCAACAGAGCTTGCATCACTGGAGTCCTCATCGTCTTAG
- the LOC127903134 gene encoding LEAF RUST 10 DISEASE-RESISTANCE LOCUS RECEPTOR-LIKE PROTEIN KINASE-like 2.7: protein MDLRFSSRSCLFFFMITIHLVRFPTHVSAKDVQNLNCSAPFHCANLRNIGYPFWGSNRPEHCGYPGFELDCAGDVPEITIMDRAYKVLHINNESWRINVAREDYWDYNCPANLSNSLLNFSIFNYASDTQNLTLYYSCPASFMNNISGILLPNRFNCSIDGKNTNSYYFSWDSNSFNSSIRSAIGAYFRSCANSAVIPVWQSTLRYMVNNPNSVNLTCALRVGFGLQWHANNRLCEECKQSNGNCGYIAKTGEFICYCPNGAYSSSCHSRTGSFFVAVVSLAHEIRTLCNKLFYCTVKTDCWQTIIWNQNQNIHENREACV, encoded by the exons atgGATCTCCGTTTCAGCTCAAGGTCGTGCTTATTCTTTTTCATGATAACCATCCACTTGGTCCGTTTTCCAACTCATGTGTCAGCCAAGGATGTCCAAAATCTAAACTGCAGTGCCCCGTTTCATTGTGCAAACTTACGGAACATTGGCTATCCTTTTTGGGGCTCAAACCGTCCAGAACATTGTGGCTATCCAGGTTTTGAGTTGGATTGCGCAGGTGATGTTCCAGAGATTACCATCATGGACAGGGCTTACAAAGTTCTGCACATCAATAACGAGTCGTGGAGAATCAATGTTGCTAGAGAAGACTACTGGGATTATAATTGTCCCGCAAATCTCAGCAACAGTTTGCTCAATTTCAGCATTTTCAATTATGCTTCGGACACACAAAACTTGACTCTATATTATAGCTGCCCTGCCAGCTTTATGAACAATATTTCAGGGATACTGCTTCCCAATCGATTTAACTGCAGCATAGATGGAAAAAACACCAACAGTTACTATTTCTCTTGGGATAGCAATAGCTTCAATAGTAGCATCCGTTCAGCCATTGGAGCTTACTTTAGAAGTTGTGCGAATAGTGCCGTGATTCCTGTGTGGCAATCAACACTTCGGTATATGGTGAACAATCCAAATTCAGTAAATCTGACATGTGCTCTTCGTGTAGGTTTTGGACTGCAATGGCACGCGAATAATCGCTTGTGTGAAGAATGTAAACAATCAAATGGAAATTGTGGTTACATTGCTAAGACTGGTGAATTCATTTGCTATTGCCCTAACGGAGCTTATTCGTCATCTTGTCACTCCCGAACAG GTAGTTTCTTTGTTGCTGTTGTTAGTTTAGCTCACGAAATCAGAACCCTCTGCAACAAGCTATTCTACTGTACAGTGAAAACAGATTGTTGGCAGACAATCATTTGGaaccaaaatcaaaacatACATGAGAACAGGGAAGCATGTGTTTAA
- the LOC102629485 gene encoding LEAF RUST 10 DISEASE-RESISTANCE LOCUS RECEPTOR-LIKE PROTEIN KINASE-like 2.4 isoform X4, with translation MGFQFSWSGLPLISLLCSLSVLVVDKIQPSLASPELAKVCSLPFGCGKINAGYPFWGGARPELCGHPIFELKCENETPTMKLADVTYRVLNVNTKEKVIKLARQEYFEGLCPQSNTIIDTSLFDISDGYEMFNLIYSCPMFSRSFTCNMKDVNNYLDGFVQFTGGIQFRPDCNTTVTVAFSKALLAAKRGKWVLQKALEEGFEMKWKLFGCEESCSSCGFDFFNRKGICYCSGGQLNSSSSGCSAPSAASNSEGNTAGNKITIGVGIAVAGIVVILAILLIVGLRRLRNNKTENDRSAEAAFFRNYVSLAPKRYNYSDLKRITKSFSDKLGQGGYGGVYKGKLPDGRLVAVKVLKESKGNGEEFINEVASISRTSHVNIVTFLGFCYEKKKRALIYEFMPNGSLDQFTYDQESSNGNRTLEWRTVYQIAGGIARGLEYLHRGCNVRIVHFDIKPHNILLDEDFCPKISDFGLAKQSQDKKSTISMLHARGTIGYIAPEVFCRSFGGASHKSDVYSYGMMILEMAVGRKNADVKASRSSDIYFPNSIYKHIEPGNDFQLDGVVTEEEKELVKKMILVSLWCIQTNPSDRPSMHEVLEMLEGSTEDLQIPPKPSLSSPRRSAQQSPPASLSTELASLESSSS, from the exons ATGGGTTTCCAGTTTTCCTGGTCAGGACTGCCTTTAATTTCTCTACTGTGTTCCCTATCAGTACTAGTTGTTGACAAGATTCAACCATCTTTAGCCAGTCCTGAGTTGGCCAAAGTTTGCAGTCTTCCATTCGGCTGTGGGAAGATAAACGCCGGTTATCCCTTCTGGGGAGGTGCCCGCCCTGAACTTTGCGGCCACCCTATCTTTGAGCTCAAGTGTGAGAATGAAACGCCTACCATGAAGCTTGCAGATGTAACGTACCGtgtgttaaatgtcaatacgAAAGAGAAAGTCATCAAGCTTGCAAGACAGGAATACTTTGAAGGGTTATGTCCGCAGAGTAACACCATCATCGATACATCACTTTTTGACATCTCAGATGGGTACGAGATGTTTAACCTAATTTATAGCTGCCCGATGTTTTCACGAAGTTTCACTTGCAATATGAAGGATGTCAACAATTACCTGGATGGCTTCGTACAATTCACAGGCGGTATTCAGTTTCGTCCGGATTGTAATACCACTGTTACTGTTGCGTTTTCTAAAGCTTTGTTGGCAGCCAAAAGGGGTAAATGGGTCCTACAAAAAGCCCTGGAAGAAGGATTTGAGATGAAGTGGAAGCTGTTCGGTTGTGAGGAGAGTTGCAGCAGTtgtggttttgatttttttaatcgtAAAGGAATTTGCTACTGCTCCGGTGGCCAGCTTAATAGCTCATCCTCtggatgttcagctccatcaGCCGCCTCAAATTCAGAAG GGAATACTGCAGGGAATAAGATAACAATTGGAGTAG GAATTGCAGTGGCGGGTATAGTAGTTATCCTGGCTATTCTTCTTATAGTTGGTCTTCGACGACTTCGGAATAATAAAACAGAGAATGATCGCAGCGCAGAGGCAGCTTTTTTTAGGAATTACGTATCTCTTGCTCCAAAGAGATATAATTATTCTGATCTAAAGAGGATTACGAAATCATTCAGCGACAAACTTGGTCAAGGGGGCTATGGTGGTGTTTACAAAGGAAAGTTACCTGATGGTCGTCTTGTAGCAGTGAAGGTCTTGAAGGAATCCAAAGGTAACGGGGAGGAATTCATCAACGAGGTTGCCAGCATTAGCAGAACATCGCATGTTAACATTGTTACCTTTCTGGGATTTTGTtatgagaagaagaaaagagctCTAATTTATGAATTCATGCCTAATGGCTCTCTGGATCAGTTTACATATGATCAAGAATCTTCAAATGGAAACCGCACGTTGGAATGGAGAACAGTGTATCAAATTGCAGGTGGTATTGCCAGAGGACTAGAGTATTTGCATAGAGGTTGTAACGTAAGGATTGTGCATTTTGACATTAAACCTCACAACATTCTTTTAGATGAAGACTTCTGTCCGAAAATATCTGATTTTGGGCTGGCTAAACAATCCCAAGACAAAAAGAGTACCATCTCAATGCTGCATGCAAGAGGCACCATAGGGTATATTGCACCAGAAGTATTCTGCCGAAGTTTTGGAGGAGCTTCTCACAAGTCCGATGTATATAGCTATGGAATGATGATTCTTGAAATGGCTGTAGGAAGAAAGAATGCGGATGTCAAAGCATCTCGCAGCAGTGAtatatattttccaaattcaaTATACAAGCATATTGAACCAGGGAACGATTTTCAACTTGATGGGGTTGTCACCGAAGAGGAAAAAGAGTTGGTGAAAAAGATGATCTTAGTGAGCTTGTGGTGCATTCAAACCAATCCATCCGACAGACCATCAATGCATGAG GTTTTGGAGATGTTGGAAGGTAGCACAGAAGACTTGCAAATTCCTCCAAAGCCTTCACTGTCTTCGCCAAGAAGATCAGCCCAACAGTCTCCTCCTGCATCGCTATCAACAGAGCTTGCATCACTGGAGTCCTCATCGTCTTAG